Below is a genomic region from Phragmites australis chromosome 20, lpPhrAust1.1, whole genome shotgun sequence.
CTAGGACCTGAACTTGAATCTACTCTTGTAATTGTCATTTCTAAGGTACAAAAGGCTCCCAATCTTCCTTATTTTGCCCCCTCGTCTCCTAGCTGTACTATGTACTTATTTGTGCTACCTGATTGTTTTTTTACATATAGAGTGGAGGCACACCTGAAACCCGCAATGGTCTACTGGAAGTACAGAAAGCCTTCCGATATGCCGGGCTGGAATTCTCAAAACAGGTTTTGACCTTAGGTTCTTGTTTGTTTTGTATGATTCTAATACAACAAGTTTACAGGCAATCCTTTTCTGTTACTTGGTTTGtgcactgtttttttttctcgaacacgcagcAGAATTGTGCGTCATTGTATTATAGAACGAAAGAAAGCAACGTTTACATGCAAAACCACCCGTACCCATGCACGCAAATGCACACCGACAATGACTTTAGACGTACAGATGTGCCACGGACAAAACCAAAAGACGACCATGCTAAAGAAACACATCAAACCGATATATCACTGGTTTGTGCACTGTTTCAACATGCTTAATATATCACTGGTGAAAAATTCGTTATTTGACGGCCCAAACTTTCTGCAGAGTGTTGTAATTACTCAAGAAAATTCTCTATTGGATAACACTGCCAGAATAGAGGGATGGTTAGCTCGGTTTCCTATGTTTGACTGGGTTGGTGGTAGAACTTCAGAAATGTCAGCTGTAGGTTTACTTCCAGCTTCATTACAGGTCAGTGCTTTCCCATTTTTCCTGTACTTTGATTTCACAAACTTTCAGATTAACATGTGAGGTTTTTTTTGGTCAGCGTATCAATATCAAGGAAATTCTAGTTGGTGGAGCTTTAATGGATGAGGAAACCAGGAAAACCGTGGtatgatattataataatatggACACTTTAGTGATATGATTGATTATTGAAAAATGTGTCAAACATGGTTTTCTACTTCACAGGTTAAGGAAATCCAGCAGCCTTACTTGCATTATGTTGGTATTGGGCATCAGAAGGGATAGGCAATAAGGTTTGCAGCTTCTTCTGTTGACATTTGTTGGTTTCAGTATTTTCCTTACTATTTTGAATTTCCTCTCTTTCAGGATATGGTTGTACTTCCTTACAAGTACAGTTTGCTACTTTTGAGTAGATACTTGCAACAACTTGTCATGGAATCTCTTGGAAAAGAATTCGACCTTGATGGCAATCGGGTACAAAATCTTCCTTATTTGAGGAACTGACCCTAGGTCAGTTGGTAAAGCTTCAAGGGTGAAGCCAGCCGGCCAGAGATCGATACCTGGTCCTGCAGACCTCCAATGAAGGTTGGGGATGTTTGcccctttttaaaaaaataataataaaaaaaatcttccttATTCTGCTTAACTGTTGTTGTTGTAGTTGTCAAATTCGGCGTTTATTATTGTTCTTTGTTTGATATAAACATTTTGAACGGCAGGTTAATCAAGGGCTAACTATATATGGTGACAAAGGAAGCACCGACCAACATGCGTAAGTGTGTGCTCAATTCTGTTGTACTTCTGTTGTTAAATTGCAGCATCTAATGAATTATTTCTTATTACAGCTACATTCAGCAGCTGAGAGAAGGTCTACACAACTTCTTTGTTACTTTTATCTAGGTTTTGCGTGACAGGTCTCCTGGTCACGATTGGGAGCTTGAACCTGGAGTCACATGTGGTGACTATTTGTTTGGCATGTTGCAGGTCAACGTTTAACTTTTAAAACACAAAAAAATGTTGATTTGTTTACCAAAGTGATGACAGAGGTGTACAATATTTTTCAGGGAACCCGTTCTGCTCTTTATGCGAATGACTGGGAATCCGTCTGCGTTACTGTGCAAGAAGTAACCCCTAGAGCTGTTGGAGCTCTTATTGCACTTTATGAACGTGCCGTGGGGATTTATGCTTCTTTGATAAATATCAATGCCTATCATCAGCCTGGTATGCTTCTCAAGGCAAACTAATGTTGCTCAGGATCCTTAAGTTATTCTTGTTGTTTGTATTCTTATTTACACGTGGTATGTGATTTACAGGTGTTGAGGCTGGGAAAAGGGCAGCAGGAGAAGTATTAGCACTTCAGAAAAGGGTGCTGACTGTTTTGAATGAGGCCACGTATGGAAtctcttatttatatttttttgttacTATTTCTTCTATGGGGCGGTATTGGTTGTGGTTTTTATTTTGGtgatatttctaattatgatgCTTTAAAAGGATATTTCACTAGATCACTAGATATGCACATCTTCCATAATGTTTTAAGACCTTTTAGACAACTGCAGATGTTCCAAAATGTGGCTGCAAAATTGTAGATAGCAAACCTGCTATTTAACATTTGCCTATCCTTCTTGAGGCTAAAAATCATGTTCTAACAAAAGAAGTTGTGGCTTGTAGTTCAGTATAATTCAACAATGTTTTACGCATAAAACAATTTTTATTGCACTTCCAAGTTCATCATACTTGTTTGTTGCCTTGCAGCTGCAAGGACCCTGCTGAGCCCTTGACACTAGATGAAATTGCAGATCGCTGCCATTGCCCTGAAGAGGTAATTTTTACCTTTGCCTTTTCTCTGACCATTTTTTTGTAAAGCGCTTCTTAATAATTTTGTAAATCCTACACTATGTTTGCTTCTTAGATTGAGATGATATACAAAATAATTCAGCACATGGCTGCGAACGATAGAGCGCTTATAGCAGAAGGCAGCTGCGGTTCTCCTCGAAGCATCAAGGTTTACCTTGGAGAATGTAATGTAGATGAAAATATGCAGGCCGCATAGATGTCTGGTCTGGATCTGTGTAAAATTGTGTTGGAGCAAAAAGGAACACAATGGCGCATCAAGGTTTACCTTGGAGAATGCAATGTAGATGAAGATATGCAGGCCGCATAGATGTCCGGTCTGGACTCTGGATCTGTGTAAAATTGTGTTGGAATAAAAAGGAACACAATGGCTAGCCCATGCATGTTCCTGATGTGCcattagtttcatatttggTTGTGCTCGCACGATTACTGCGACACTGTATATTTAGAATTAGTGTTTTTTTTCCTGTATACACGAAACATGGATGTGGAGGAAGGCAATCCGCACGCATAATTAGTTTCTTTCGTTTCAATGTATCTTGTCATCTGTATATCCTTTTCTGAAGCTCAGCGTTGCTGTGGCATTCGCGTGTCTACAGTTTCGTACTTATAAGGTGGATCAACGTCAGTTTCTTTTCAGTTTATTTGATACAGTGAAACATTGCAACATAACTGTTTATGAATCATTGGAGTAGAATAAAGTGATTCGGGCACCAATACGAGTTAATCAATCGAACTTGATATTTACACTTGAGCAGCCATGCAAATGCTATGTTTAACAGTtgcattacaataaattgagATCACGCTCGAACAAATACTTCGGCCACCAGAGCAGATTACCTGATTTCCAGCTATCAAATAGGCCTAAAACATTACATGTTACAAATGATTTCAGGCTCTGCGTTACCCTTTACCTAAACAATCGGAAGCACACGCAAGCAATTTTAACATAGCAGATGACACACTATTCACAGGAATTTGGAGATCACACGGCAGGATGTCCGAATGGCCGTAGTCGCTACCGCAAGTAATGCTCGATTATTGTAGACCCTGAAAAATAGGGTACACAAACAGTTAACATTATTTTCACAACTATATATAGATTGGAGAGCCAAGACCAGCATCCCTGCAAATGTAATTATGGTCAGGTAACACTAGATAAGTTCATACGAAATTTGtagagtggttttgtttgagaATCTCATGTAGTGAATATAGAAGAACATATGTGAAACAAAGCTTGGTGCGCAGCTTGGGTAAGAAATTAATTTGTGATAGTTCGATGGGAAACCTAAGCTACGTGTCAAGTCAGGCTGATCctgtatttttttagatttaaaggGCGTTATTCCCTGGTATCCTCCAAAAGGATAGACCGTATAACAATGTTTTTTCACATGTTTCTGGGCACCCGCACCAGGTTTTGTCACCTCAAAGTCTTACAATTTGCTGGACTCTAGCTCCAGGTTTTGTCACCCGCACCAGGTTTTGTCACCTCAAAGTCTTACAATTTGCTGGACTCTAGCTCCAGATTGTCATCCTACTAATTAAACTTTCTAACTCCAGATAACATCTAAGTTTCAGTGCACCGGCTGATCCTACATTTCTTGATTCAACTTGGACAAGATCATTGTGTACGGAGAAGAATACCATGGAGAAGATTTGTGTCCAAGGATAGCGTAATAATAACTTACCCAACAGCTGTGGCACCCCATGAAGCAACGTTATAAATGACTTTTGTTCCATCCCATGCCTTCCGAATTTTACTTTTCCTCTTTTGAGCTGAAAATGTCTTCTGAAGCGCTGGCACAAGAATGACGAGGATGCTTAACATCAGAATATCCAATCAAAAAGATGATTTAACCATTCATCTTAATTAAGAAAAGAGAAAGTAACCTTTCTGAAGTTGATCAGGAGACAGTTCCTGTACAACATGAAATTCAGGCATTAAATATATGAAGCACCACTCATACAAGAAGAGACATGAAACTCCACATGCAGCGTGACAATTCCATCAAGTAAGGACATAGCTACCTTGGTTTTTTTAAGCGATAACAAGTATGCGGCCATAAAGGAAGTAATCCCATCAATCACATCCTCCTGATTAACAAGAACATATTCATCATCTGGACCACCATTTTCCCACAAGTCCACTGCCTTTATTATATCCCATGATGTATCTGGTTCAACTGTGCCAAAGAACAATGGAGAACTTTGAGTACAGTGATCAACATAGCAAGGAAATTAGAACCAAAAGGAACATGAGTTCATATCCACTACAACAGTAATTTCAGCTGGCCATATTTAGGATATCTTATGTACTAATACGATTATCCAACAGAGGCGTACCTGCACCATTTTGATATACTGACTTCTGAATGCCATCGAGCTTTTGAAGAAACTCGAGTGATTCTACCTTAGATTTAAGAAGGTCATAGAGCTGCAAAGTAAAAGGCAACTGGTTCAAAATTTTAGGACAGCTTCAGGGCAAACTAGATTGCAAGGAAAATTCTTCATGTCATCCTGTCACTCCAGAAAAGAGATTTCGGTAAGTGCCAAGATACTGTTCAGTCGACACTCTAGACAGGAAACTGGAACTATAACCTGAAAATTAAGATAAATTAACATCTGTTCCTCGTCCTCTGACCCTGTTAAAACCAGTCACTTTTCCACGTCCTCTGACCCTGTTAAAACCAGTCACTTTTCCTCGTCCTCTGACCCCTGTTAAAACCAGTCACTTTCCCAGTTTAGGAATACCGGCACTCTGCAGAGATGACCAGACACTACAAGCTGTTCTTCCAACATCTGAAGACATGTTTATTTTGGGAAACCTACATGCAACATATCATAACTAATGAAGAAACATCCCTAATTTATCTCTGATTCTGTACCCCCATAGGAATACCCGTTCCTCTATTTCCACACTTGGTACTATTTACTAACCTACCTCACAAGTCACAGCACGCTGACAGAGCAGCTACCAGGTAGTCACCGAAGATCTAACTCCTGAATGCATAAGCATTCTGACGTCAAATTGGCTACACATCTTAAAATAAGCAAAGGATTCACAACAGAGTATCTGAAGCGACCAACAAGCCACTGAAATTCACAGGTACCTTGTTAGTCTCACCACACCGCGAGAAAATATGACAATTGACAACAGTACTTGTAGTACTGAAGCTATTTCGAACTTGCTAGTTTCAATATGTCAAGACTCAGGACCAAACTAATTATCGCAATCTGCTATCAGTTACGAACTGCTATAATGGCAAAATCCTAGTCCCCGGGAAACCACAGCGACCCCCGGAGCACCAATTCGAGAGAAAtcacgcctcctcctcctcacctggGCCGTCTCGTAGTCGGGCTCACTCGCCACCGACGACGTCCCCGCGCCATCCCTATCATCCCCGCCGCCACCCGTGCCGTCCTCGCTCTCCGGTCGCCCCTCCGCGGCGGCGTCACCCGAGAGAGACCCGCCGAgatcggcgtcggcgtcgcgcAGCGTTTCGATCGCCCGCTGGACCTGCTCCAGCGCCGCCTCCAGCGCCCGCTTCCGCACCCTCCTCACCTCCGGCGccagccgccgcgccgccggcgaggAATAGGAAGAGGGCTCCATGGTGGAACCGGGCCCTATCGCTGGCGACGTCGGGTTGGGGCTCGGAATCGCGAGGCCCACATGGAGAGATTATTGGTTAGTCGGCTGTAGCGTAATCGTGTTGGGTTCGCGGacgaatttttttaaatctatttTAAACGaatattttaataacagcaCATGTGAATTTAAAATTGTAGTCAAGATTGGTGTGACCAGCTATCTTTGTTCTTGATGTGACTTTCGCCTTCATCACGCCAATTTCttcgaggagactaaggagctACGCTGATGATCACTCTGTTGTCGTGCCACGTGTTACTGATGTGGTAGATCTGAGTCGCATTATAAGGGTTGGCGTGACCGGCTGTCACGTCAATCCATTTAGCGTGACTCAGCTGCATATAGAAGGTGGCTTTGACCCTTCTTCTCTttacctcttcttcctcctccagccacGCTCGATAGAGGTGACACTTCCCTCTTCGACACCGACGAATCCCCCCATATCTCCACCAATCAAGCCTGATTCAAACGAGATTTCGCTGGAAGTATCCTAGAAAGGTAACTCATCCATTccttctaagtttttttttttattatttttggcTTGCATTTGTAGTTCAAGGGTGGTTAGGATTTAAGATAATGTTGATGTTGTTCTATGAAATTTCTACGTTTCGAGTTAGGTCAGAGATCATATATCGTACTATATATGTATAGTTACGTATGTGTATCGTGTAAAATTTGTTGTATGCAATTATTTAATCGTAAGAAATTGAATCAATTATGGATATACTTAA
It encodes:
- the LOC133902532 gene encoding uncharacterized protein LOC133902532 isoform X2; translation: MEPSSYSSPAARRLAPEVRRVRKRALEAALEQVQRAIETLRDADADLGGSLSGDAAAEGRPESEDGTGGGGDDRDGAGTSSVASEPDYETAQLYDLLKSKVESLEFLQKLDGIQKSVYQNGADTSWDIIKAVDLWENGGPDDEYVLVNQEDVIDGITSFMAAYLLSLKKTKELSPDQLQKALQKTFSAQKRKSKIRKAWDGTKVIYNVASWGATAVGVYNNRALLAVATTAIRTSCRVISKFL
- the LOC133902532 gene encoding uncharacterized protein LOC133902532 isoform X1 — protein: MEPSSYSSPAARRLAPEVRRVRKRALEAALEQVQRAIETLRDADADLGGSLSGDAAAEGRPESEDGTGGGGDDRDGAGTSSVASEPDYETAQLYDLLKSKVESLEFLQKLDGIQKSVYQNGAVEPDTSWDIIKAVDLWENGGPDDEYVLVNQEDVIDGITSFMAAYLLSLKKTKELSPDQLQKALQKTFSAQKRKSKIRKAWDGTKVIYNVASWGATAVGVYNNRALLAVATTAIRTSCRVISKFL